The DNA window acaattaagcaaaaatagcTTACAGTgaattgattaattgattaaCTCGATCACGCGTTCTATTGTTGCTCTCAGCAATTCCAGCAATATAAAGTatcttataaattaatttttttctctgcAAACTAGAAATTCGATTAAGTTTAGAGCGagttgtaatatattttatacatagcTACATGTcctaaattaacttaaatgccgacaattattataaataatttagtttagaaatttaaacaagtttctattataaacttttcaaataaatttaatatttttagaataaaaattttatatccTAAACCAACTTAAAGTGTAGCTCATAAAATGTGCATTAGCTAGCTCATGGTTTTTATTAAGCCCATtagaaaaatagaaaataaataataaatgctggTAGATAGTGAAAAGACTTGAAAGCAACTGCTGCACTCCACCAAAACCACAACAAACGAATTGGTGAggagctaaaaacaaaagttctATGGGTgtgtatagaaaaaaaaaaaaaatcatgtCGAGTCATTTCCTGTACAACTTTTGCCTTTaagcccaacaacaactataaacCCAGcgccaaatgaaaatgttaaaaataaaataaaaaaaaaagaaggagCACTAAGCAACAGGAATAACaagaaaatatgttaaaaCGTCATAAGCCCGGGGCAAGTTCTtgactctctcactctcttgcacCTTTTATGAGTTTTAATGgtcataaaaattttattataatttttaataatttaacgcaaagggcagcagcagctgctgctggggcttgGTCAACAACTAGGCTAGAGCAcatgatattttatttttttttttgtgtatagcACTTCCGGAGCACAGACCTCGACCCAGACCCGTATACGGCgctacacacgcatacgcgtATACGTCGCACTTGTGCTACGTCGAAAGTGTAAACGCCGTAAATCATGGACCaagtaaatagcaaaaaaaaaaaccaaaaacaaaaacacaaaacacagcaacaacacaaatgaAATGTACTAAgcgtacaaaaaaaaaatagaagtgTAGAAGCAGCTTGAAATGAAGGctagaagcagcaaaaagttggcaacaaacagacagacagacaggctaACAACAGAGTGTGGCAGTAGTTTGGTCAGCAGGCAAAACTCTTCAAGCGCGGGCGCTAACTTGATGATATCGTTAGCATTACCGTTAGGGCGCCAGGCGCCAAGCGCGCAGTTAGCAGCGATGAAAAATGATAGCCCAACCTTTTGCACTTTtcaaatggcaatggcaatggcaacggcaacggcaacggcaattggcaatgcaactgcagcaaagcaaaaaaaaaactcgttAAAAATTAGTATAAAGCGCTTACTAATACAAATGCACATATTAAACTtatagttattaattttaatgctattaGACAAcgcttttttacatttaactaACTACAAAGTTTAACTTGATTttctacatatttaaattttgtatattttatcatttaagactttttaacaatttattaatagttttgtaacttattttcagtttaagctgcattgctatattttaaatttttagaatttGTTGTACacattttctttacttttcaaattgcatttcttttttttcttaactaacgaatttgaatgcatttaagctaaatttctatattttttatatttaagcaattttgtagacttttttagtttataactaaatattttacaagcGTTTAGTTCgaattcatatatattttagtaacTTTCAGAAATTtagctcaatttaatttaaattttaatttcttataacttgatattttctatatttgaGTTTTTTCATTTGAgttgaatttgctttattttgtaattttcaatcgaaacaaactgcaaattttctaaaactggaattcatatttttaatttaatattaagcatacgcgcTGTTGTCGcaactatttaaattcaaaccgTTAATGCGCACACAGCTAATCACATATTTAATATCTGGCTACAGTGCTAAAGAAAAAGTATGGACAcaggttaaaaaaaaagtaaaaaataaaagaaatgcataTTTGTTAAGCCACAAATGCCAAGGCCAAACCACAAAATGTGGGCGAGCTGCAGTGGCGTTGAGCATGTGGGTGCATTCAGTTCATTtatatgcgtgtgtgagtgtgtgtgtgtgtgagctgacAGCTCGTTGCCTACATAAAGGCGCGTAGGACAGACAACAACACATGTGTAGGAAGAGTAAGAGGAAGAGGCGCAGCAGTTGTAGAATATGTTACAATTTCACAGCTACAcagtcatgtgtgtgtgtgtgtgtgtgttgttgttgtccaccATTTAcagttgcaacacacacacgcatacacttgCAGTTTACAGTTATTCTAGTTGCtgattgcacacacacacacacacacacagctaagcCTTGTGCTGTGATTTTTAGCTGTGTTTGCTTTCGTTCTTTTTTTTAGCGAGCtctctgctgcttgtttgttgtcgCTTGCAATTTTCACGCTTTTCTTTCGTTTGGTTAAACTTgacccacaaaaaaaataaagccagcaaaatataaaatggcCGCAGCTGCTCTatgctgcatttattatttatgcagagaaaccaacaaaaaatggTTTTAAACCCGTTTAAGCTGATTGaatacaatttcaaatatttaattgcgcgccaaacataaaaaaaataaatagagagagagagagcgacgcGACGACTGCTGCATGCTGTGCTGTTTATGGTTGTTGCATTGGCTAATTTGGGTTGTGAGCTCTGCTGTTATacttaatttcaaatgcacaacagcttagtatttatttatgcaattatatttaataatagccaaattttttaaacaatataatacAACATTAttgagcataatttaattaaacataaatcttacaacaatttgcaattaaaactaattaattaattttaagcacattTTTCTTTAGGCTGTGTTACAATTTTGTGTTATAAATTAAGCCGAGCTCTGCTAGCTGCAACGGTTCTGAGCTTCACTGCTATGCGCATAAAATGAACACTAGATGGCGCTTGTTATAccaaaacgaaataaatgttttttctGCTCGGTATAAGCCTTAAGAGAGCTGTGTGTGATTTTTCACtcatgtatttattatataaaaaatatttatttaatttattctcaatataaaaagtagcaataaattattttttgcattttgctataaattcaactaatttatttatataatttttgactACTTGCAGCACTTCTAAGTCCAAGCAactacttgccacacacaacaacaacaacaacaaaatgaagctGTTACCGCTGCTGCGCCAAACGCTGCTGATGacgacgctgctgcagttgctcctcctactgctgctgctgcccagcacTGCCTCGGCCAAGTCGAAGAATAAAAACAAGTCCAATCAGAATTCACACTACAGCGACTCGAACGGTGGCAACAATCAGGACGAGCCCAAACCGAAGAGCTCACACGATACTGGACAGCACTTTGCCATGGAGCCGCAGGATCAGACCGCTGTGGTGGGCTCACGTGTCACATTGCCGTGTCGCGTGATGGGAAAGGTCGGCGCATTGCAATGGACCAAGGATGACTTTGGCCTGGGTCAGCATCGCAATTTGAGCGGCTTTGAGCGCTACTCGATGGTGGGCAGCGATGAGGAGGGCGACTTCTCGCTGGACATTTATCCGCTAATGCTGGACGATGATGCCAAGTACCAGTGCCAGGTGGGACCGGGACCCCAAGGCGAGCAGGGCATACGCTCGAGATTTGCCTCGCTCACAGTGCTGGTGCCACCCGAGGCGCCCAAAATAGCGCAGGGTGACTTCCAGGTAACCACAGAGGATCGCGAGATCGAGCTCGAGTGCGTCTCGGCTGGTGGCAAGCCGGCGTCTGAAATAACCTGGATTGATGGCTTGGGCAATGTTCTTACCGCCGAAAGTTTCTTTGAGCCTCTTACCGATTCGCGTCGGGTTACAACCCGATCTGTGCTGAAGCTAACGCCCAAGAAGAAATATCACAATACGACAATCACCTGTCAGGCTCAAAATACCGCCGATCGCACCTATCGCTCGGCCAAAGTTTTGCTAGAGGTCAAATATGCGCCCAAGGTTTCCGTTTCAGTGGTGGGTGGTGCTCTCGCCGGTGGTCGTATTCCCGAGGGTGCCGAGGTCATTCTCAGCTGTCAGGCGGATGCAAATCCCAGCCAGGTCAACTATCGTTGGTTTGTCAACGATGAGATCATGTTGGGCGACTATACTACAAAACTGGTGAGTTTCGAATTACTCTATATTCAAAACCAATGCTTTATATGTCTAATTTTATCTATAGATTATTCATAATGTCACAAGGGAGTATCATGATGCCATTGTCAAGTGCGAGGTGGTGAATGCTGTGGGTAAGAGCGAGGAGAGCGAAACCCTGGACATCAGCtgtaagtaaaatatataaatatatatgattaAAATTCGCGAAAGATATTTAGCTTCAGTCAATTCGGAATGGAAGTCAAAGCAGTTATTGAAAGATAATAAATTCTTCAGCCAAAAGAATAATTATTCTAAAAGGAATTCGAAAATTCGAATGAAGATTCGTAATGAAGAAATTGGAAGACAATAACTTCTTCCGACAGAAATAATTATGCTAAACATATTTCTAAAATTCGAAGAAGAGCTTTTGTTCctttttttaatgtttctttgttgtttttgttttacagtTGGTCCCTATTTCCGTCAGCGGCCCAAGAGCGTCGAAGCGGACCTTGGCACAACTGTGAGCTTGCATTGTGGGGTGGAAGGCAATCCGACACCCGAAATCGAATGGATTAACGAGAACTCGGATCAGGTAGACGAATCAAATGTTAACAGTGAGCGCACACAGTTTACTAACAGTGCATTGCATAATTTCAGATTGTGGGACGCACACCTGAGCTGAAACTGAAAGTGAGCAGCGAGACGGCGGGACGTTATTTCTGCAAGGCGACGGTGAACGGTTTTCCCGAAATCGGTGCCGAGGCCACAATCTATGTGAAGCGAGCACCGATCATAACCTCACATAAGGTTCAATTCGGACAGGTGGGCGCGAAAGCGAAGCTGGACTGCTTGGCGTTCAGTATACCCAAGGCGGATCAGATAACGTGGAGTTTTGAGGGCAGGGTAATTAACATGTCGACGGCCAATCcggatacatatatattcgaGGAACATCATCTGCCCGAGGGAGTGCGAGCAGCGCTGATTATAAAGGACAGTCGCGCTGTGAATTATGGCAGATATAATTGCACGATCTCGAATCCGTATGGCAGCGATTCGTTGATGATCAATTTGCTGAAGGAGCCGAGCAGCGTGCccgtgctgctggtggtgatGGGCTCCATTGCCTCGGTGGCCATAGTGCTAATGGTGGTGATGATCGTTGTGGTTTATCGCaagcgtcgcagtcgcaagAAGCCAATGCCGGCGGATGTGATACCAGAGGCGTCGCGTGGTGGGGATAAGTTGAACGAACTGAAGAGCGAGCTGCGCGCCAAGGCCTACGATGTGGAATACTCTGAAGCAAGCAGCGATGGACTGGCCATCAATCTAACCCGCTCCCCACCCATGCCCGATGTGCAAATGAAAAGCGGCACCTTGGGCGTACCCCTTGCCGGACCCGTTAAATTCGATGAGCGCTTCTCGGGCGATTTCAGCGATCGCTACAATCGCCAGTGTCAGCTAAAGAATATGAAGAATCAACAGGATCAAACCTACAAGGAGACCTACTTTGAGTACGTGCTCGACTATAGCGCGCCCGTTGAAACCGCCGGCAACAAGTCCAAGTCTAGTTCGGCCACCTTGCCCCACTATGCTGCcaatgccgctgccgctgctgcagccgctggcAATGCCACAACCAGCACTGGCGCCAGTCTACCGCGTCATCAGCGTCAcgagctgctccagctccagcagcagcagcaacataaacagcagcaagctcAGCAGCAAGCTAATGGATTTTTGGGTAAGTTTCAATTCGACTGAATAATTAAtcttgaattaattttttttgcaatctGAATTCTGAATTTGAATTACGCTCAGTTGCATTcttaatgaattattttgatattgagTTAATTCCTTCTTTAGTATTCGTATagtaaaagttgcaaattgtttaaaataaatcatttcgAAATTCGTTCGACAGAAATTCAAATCAACCCAAAATCAATCAAACCAAAATCAATATTCAACCCAATAAAATCTCTCCAAGTACGAATTTGCACTCCGATCCCGAACCAACTGCACACGATTAAGTTTTGAAACGATATTactaaatactaaaatttgtttgttttttttattttacttataattttttttgtaccTTAAATGGTCGCGGGTTCCACAAGTCCAGGAAACCCCATGCCCATCTTTAGCTTtgataaaatttttaaaaacaaagcacaaatacttcaaaaatcatttaaagcattatgttaatttttaaattaaaaatatatatatatatatacatgattttgaattgtttagtAAACGGAAtgcttatgtatttttaattttattaagaaaATCGAAAGCAATGAATTTTTACTAACAATTGTAATATCATGAATCAGTTTGATtgataaaactaaattttattagcattgtttttttggaattattattattggctgctcataaatttaatacatttatttctgtatcaaaaattatttcatcTTTCGTATCTTTATcaattctttgtttttattcaaattacttttattttttttaaataattcaaaaaatttttactattgtactataaattaatgctttaataatttatttaattaatctaCTTTCATTTACAGCTGGTcagccgctgctgcagaaTGGCATCGATAGTCGCTTCAGCGCCATTTATGGCAATCCCTATCTACGCACCAACTCATCCATATTGCCACCGCTACCGCCGCCCAGCACCGCCAATCCAGCTGCGacgccagcgccgccgccgtaCCATGCAacgcgccacgcccacagcaacGGCGGCTTAAAGCATTTTGGCGgctatgcagctgctgctgctgccgccgcctccgCAGCCAACAGCGTGCCAATTGGTCCTGGCAGCgttagcggcagcagctccaacttgacagccagcagcaatacgctggcagcgacgccaCTAACGCAGCCGGCGCTTTGCGCAACgcttggcggcggcggtggcggcgtcGCCGGCGGCGGAGCCCAAAGTCCCTCCGGGCAATTCATATTGCCTAGCAATGGCAAAGGCGTTACACAGAAAGGACCGCTGGCCACCCATGTCTAAGTCTAAGACGTAGGGAAATGCAAATTTCGACTGCGCAGCTAAcctcacttttttttttttgaggggGGGTTGGGCGGCGCAGCCTTGCAAcgaattgtttttgtgttcGTTCAATTGCCTAGACTCTAGTTCATAGATATATTCGTAACTGTACTATATGTGTAAAagtaaagaaataatttttttttttgtttttttttctctgcgATAAGATTTcgatatataacaaaaaaaaaaccgtaTTGTGATTTATAgcgttaattattttatggcgaacacacacacacacacacactcaaaaaaTACTAAAGAAATACTATATACACTTGAAAgtcagctaaaataaatttatagcaattataTGTAATAAACTAGTGCAAATTTTGTGGTTCGTGCTttctacaacaaaaacaaagcgctaAGCAGCAAACgatatcaattaaaaaattaaataaatgcaaaaaaataaaaacgaaacgtATCGAAAACCAAAACTTTTAAAGTTCATTTTAAACAGCGAGttgcaaaaccaaaaacaaaaaacaagtaaagtaatttaatacagctaaataaattaaaatattaaatatacatatataatgtatgtttataaaaaaagaaactaaattCTAATGCCTGTAGTtagtttcaaataaaaaacaaaaaaaaaacacgcagcaacattttctaagccaaaatttattcaatttttagacttataaaaaatgcaacaaaaatatagtaaataaaaaaaaaacaacaacggcaagtgtcgtgtttaaaaacaaagcccGGTCAAATTGAATTAGTGCAGTAATTAAACTCAAAGACTTCTAAATGCAAGCccaagcaacaattaaaaactgtCAATTttctaaactaaaactaaactaaactaaatttatttaatttgtaattcgAGTGAAAAAAATctggcatttttataaaataaatattgaacttTTAGCTCCGCCCACATATCAAAAGCTAATGCCCCGACTTGACcgggcacacacacgcacacacacatacactgagagaaaaacAGCCAGCATCAATGtgaaaaatggaaaatatcaattttattattatagacTCGTAAGCCCAGCAAATGGATAAAAACTTTATAATAAActagtatacatatattctgtatttaaatgtaaattaaaacaagcatatctatttataaaaaaaatataatgcatgtgtgtgtgtgtgtgtgtgcgtattaaACGCTTAGCAACGTTTACTAACTAgctgtaaaatattataaattaaattaaattaataaaataccaaaaaaaaaaaaatgcgtacatattacactgcaagaaaatatacatacatataaacatcaaattttttttgtctgcctagtaatgtaattttaatatcTAAATTAAGcgtaaataaacattttaaacgTAAACTAGTAAAAGTAATTGCTTAGCGAAATTTGTATAACACATTTGAGCGatctaccaaaaaaaaaaaacaaaaagtatatatgtatacatatatatgtatattatactATTATacacaaaacgaaaaactGATTGAGTAAAATccataaagcataaacaaatttttaatgcaaaatgctgCCTTATGATTCCTTGTGAAATTTGTTGGGTTCTTAACTTACATGGAGTATTTTAAGCCAAAACTATATGATTACAAaaacgatttttttttttaaataaatatatacgtatacatatacatataaatatagtaaaagTCGCTTTAAacgtttattgtttaaactttttaacTAGCAGAcgctgctgttttgttttctctcgttgtttttgttatgctatttgcaaagcttttcaatttaaaagctaGAACGTACGAATACAGCagaaaacaaagaaataaatttatgtgtgcaATGTCAAACGATTCAATTAAAcgttcaattaaaaataaaaacagagcaatacaaaatattaaaaaataaatgcataaaaaaaaattgcaaaacacacaaaaaaaaagagaacaaaTCCTATAAGCCaagtaattattaaatattcatgtgcaaggcaaatagcaaatgttaAGAACAAGGCAGAAGAGCTACGGCctaagattaaaaaaaaaaacaagaactaAGCAAAGTGTGAAATTTCGTGTAATAtggaaattaattcaattacaatttaagtaaatgaaaaaaaaaaacacaaagcaaacaaaacaaaaactcaaattagttgaataaaatattaaattgaaaaataacgacttttagtatttttttttcaacacaGGGTGACAGTAAAACATGCGGCTTTCTAACAAACAGCTGTTAGCTCACTGCACAAGTCGCTGTTAACGGACGATCGTTTAACAGTGCCAATTCCAGCTGAAACATCAATTAAACAGACTGCTCACTATTAAGTACAATTTTGtgtttgataaaaaatataaaatataattcaaaagcTTACAGCTTCAATTATTTACTCTCAagatgcaatttaaattaaaatgcagcttgGCGCTAACGACAACAAAATTCATCGTTGATAGTATCGTGAAAAATAAgtcaaatacatatattttagctaCAGCTAGTTTTTGGCCAACAATATTTAGTTTACAGGCAAATTGAATACATAggaattttatgcatttaaaactattaCAGTAggtatcaaaaataaattatgaaaaaataattaattaaattaaacaagtaATCATCAATTACATGCGACAGCTTGCCGTTTTTTGACTTTTGAAACTAGCTAGATCTATCGTGATAGTCTCCAAGTGAGCAACACTGATCCAGCGTGCTGCTGCTATCGATGTGTGAATTACAAGTATTATCGATATTTTAACAGCTAGTTTCAATTTAACACTGGCTTTGCAACGATACGGACGGTCGCGCGTATCAAGTTTGTCGTTTTgaaccaaaagaaaaaacaagaaatatttttttttcctgtGTATGCCTCTTTGCgatttttgtgtatttgtgcGCGTGTATTTGTAATTGTGCGGTATATACGCGACAGGCAACgcagaggcagcaacaacaacaacagtatgGCGTTTTTAATGCCGCCGCatgcaaaaattgcagcataaaatttataaatatttcgagATCGGCATAAATCGGTTTTATGCAAAAggttttttgttgtattttttttgttttatttgatgcCACCGTCGCTGTGTGTCAAATTAAAGGAATATATAAGCACAAATAAAagagaataaataaaaacacagaaACAACAAGGCGACTGGTCTGTGTTTAAgtgtgcgagtgcgagtgtgaGAAAGGAAGCGAAGCGTCTCttgaaattttgtgttttcttGAGCCTGCAAAGAAATCAACGTTGGGTTGCGACTGCGCGTGGAAATGTCGCCGTTGGTAGCGTCgacgtcggcgtcgctgctgcagttagTAAACGGCAACGCGCGGCTTTTGGTTTtgcaaaatacataaaaatattaaaaaaaaagaaactaaagaTTTTGAACTACACactaaaaaattacaataataaaaaccaaaaaagatAAACAAGCAAGCTGAATAAAAAGTGCAGTgagctaaaataaatgcaaaacgcaagagaattaaaacaaaagagagaACTGTAGAAAAGTAATAGCATATAAGACGCAAAATATCTTAAACTGGATTACAATGCAGTTGCAGCGCAGCAGACGTCGCTGCCGCGGCGCCGCACAATACACTATTTGGATTAACAAAATGCTAGCGGGcgtcgcgctgctgctgctgttgccgtcgCTGCTAACAACAAGCGCTGAAGCGACGGGTAAGTtaaccaaaataaatttaaatatagaaaaaatacaaattagttacatgcacttacacacacatgtatgtatgtatgtatgtacatatgtgtgtgtagctgcaTTTTTGATTGagtttgcagtttattttttgttttctgcttttttggGTTCTGCTGCACGTTTCCCTTTCTATTTGCAATGCTTGCGGTTTCTCTCACACTCACAGGCatgcgcatatgtgtgtgcagtttTCGTTCGTTTCCTTTAGCTTGGACAGGTGGTcgcttgctatctcgctcatGCGCAAGCTGCGCGCATTAAGAGATCCCATTGTGTGCCTGTGTGATGAAGAGAAGAGAGAGCAATGcgcacaataacaaaaagctcCTTGCTATGTGGAATGCCTTAGCAAAAAGCTTTCAAGTGCAGCAGAATCTAGCTAGAGCTAAAGAtttgtattgaaataaatattggaaaataatttatttttcattctaGTTAAAGCACatttgtaacttttttttggTAAACTTCCTGTGCTTGTCGTTAGGCTTTACCACATCAATAATTAAGCTTACTTGTTCAAAGTttcacacacacctacacacacacacagacatagcgCTCTATGCAGTGCAAACAATATGCAGAGCtcgaaaaaaaaagctaaacataatatttgcataatctAATCATTGTGTCAACActtgtcaacatttttttcttcttcttatgctacgcaaatacacacacaaaacgcatgtacatgtgcatgtgtgtgtgtgtgtaggtgttaTTAGTGTTAACTTCCTTTCGTAGaattcgaaaaaaaaagtagaaacAGGCATTAACTTTATCAACTTTAGctggaatttttatttttactggGGTTATCAAACATAGAAAAAATGCAGCcagctgttaaattttttttataacctTAACGTGTTAGCGCTATAAAAGAATTAGAGTAGAAAATGCATAGTTAGTTTTAATGTCTaagctaaaagtaaattatatcAATATATGATTGCTATGTTTGAACTATGAGTAGGCAAaaaacttaactaaattttttgcatattggTAACGCTCTCCATTGCGTTGACTGAACCATGCGCATAAcattaatgcaaattgacctttaagcaattttcgcgcacatttgtttaatatcaaaaaatttacgcctaaatgtgtataaaagagagtgagaggggcGCGGGGGGAAACTGAGATTTGCAGCTGACAGCGCAGCAGACTCcacttaaattttgttgtacgTTGGGGAGTTTACAAAGTGTAAcggttttcaaatttatatagagaGAAGTTCCAACCACCAAAagtaaaatgcagcaaaaacgACAGCTGCCatagaatatacatatatatatatatatatatataaagagcgAGATAGTGCTAAGAGCGAGAGGGAATTGCAACCCCTAAGCATATTGCACAGGCGCGTCCTTTTTACGTTTTTCCTTTTATCATGCTGTTTGCCTTGCTGCTGATCAAATTACATGGATAAGCGttggagagcgagagcgagagcgcattAGATAGAGATcgacatatgtgtgtgtgtgtatgtgtgtgcatagccGAGTCGACTACCTAGGCTGCTGCTTCGTTATGGCTCGAAACAAGttcttgtgtgtgtattggtgtgtgtattggtgtgtgtttTTCAATGTCGCACCAGAGTTCTTGTTGCCTGCATTTTCGtttcgctcgcgctctctctctctctctctttgcttcGCTTGCTTGTGTGTGCATAAGTATTTCCTGTCTGccttttctgctgctgcttcttgccaCTCACTCACTGCCTTATCCTGTGTGTAGTTTGTGTTTAGTGCACCCtaaaaacatgaaaaattCTTGACTCTCTGtccttatattttattttctataccgatacatacatatgtacatatattttctaaattatat is part of the Drosophila busckii strain San Diego stock center, stock number 13000-0081.31 chromosome X, ASM1175060v1, whole genome shotgun sequence genome and encodes:
- the LOC108606873 gene encoding irregular chiasm C-roughest protein; the protein is MKLLPLLRQTLLMTTLLQLLLLLLLLPSTASAKSKNKNKSNQNSHYSDSNGGNNQDEPKPKSSHDTGQHFAMEPQDQTAVVGSRVTLPCRVMGKVGALQWTKDDFGLGQHRNLSGFERYSMVGSDEEGDFSLDIYPLMLDDDAKYQCQVGPGPQGEQGIRSRFASLTVLVPPEAPKIAQGDFQVTTEDREIELECVSAGGKPASEITWIDGLGNVLTAESFFEPLTDSRRVTTRSVLKLTPKKKYHNTTITCQAQNTADRTYRSAKVLLEVKYAPKVSVSVVGGALAGGRIPEGAEVILSCQADANPSQVNYRWFVNDEIMLGDYTTKLIIHNVTREYHDAIVKCEVVNAVGKSEESETLDISFGPYFRQRPKSVEADLGTTVSLHCGVEGNPTPEIEWINENSDQIVGRTPELKLKVSSETAGRYFCKATVNGFPEIGAEATIYVKRAPIITSHKVQFGQVGAKAKLDCLAFSIPKADQITWSFEGRVINMSTANPDTYIFEEHHLPEGVRAALIIKDSRAVNYGRYNCTISNPYGSDSLMINLLKEPSSVPVLLVVMGSIASVAIVLMVVMIVVVYRKRRSRKKPMPADVIPEASRGGDKLNELKSELRAKAYDVEYSEASSDGLAINLTRSPPMPDVQMKSGTLGVPLAGPVKFDERFSGDFSDRYNRQCQLKNMKNQQDQTYKETYFEYVLDYSAPVETAGNKSKSSSATLPHYAANAAAAAAAAGNATTSTGASLPRHQRHELLQLQQQQQHKQQQAQQQANGFLAGQPLLQNGIDSRFSAIYGNPYLRTNSSILPPLPPPSTANPAATPAPPPYHATRHAHSNGGLKHFGGYAAAAAAAASAANSVPIGPGSVSGSSSNLTASSNTLAATPLTQPALCATLGGGGGGVAGGGAQSPSGQFILPSNGKGVTQKGPLATHV